AACAAGACTTTCAAAAGACAAACTTATGGATGCTACCTGTGCTGACTAGGATCATGATTAACGTACAACCAACATCTTGACACCTGACCTGGGTTTTGGAAGTCAACATTTAAGAACATGCATACTTTGCCAGACTTGCACACAGCTTGTCACTTAATCTGGATGTTCTAATTAAACATGTTTCCTCTAGAACTACAATCAACCTCAAATTCTTCTTAATGTCATATCCTGTATTAACTGGACAAACAAATTTCACCACTGGCTATCTTGTCTTTTCTTCCTAATAACCTGCCATGTAAAAGTAAAAGACATATTTCTTCATGTTAAATCTCTATTCACCATGACACAACATCAGATTCAAAGCCTAACATGTAATTTCCTAATTTTGAAGCTCTAGCCCCTTGTTCAATGAATAGATACCACTAGTGCGATCCTAGTGGAAAAAGAGAAAGGGATCCTCTCAAATAATTAGACTTCTTATAAGGCAAATACACATTTGTGAATAAGTTGTCAAATGCCCTAGAAGTTCCTAGTATCTTATTAATAAAAGCTTACAatgttaatatattttatatattctcccacttttttttttgctctttttATTACAATATAAAATATCCAAACTATGCTCAATCGATCACATAACAGCTTGCACCAAAAATCAGTTCAATTTATCACCAGTCAAGGCCTACCAAATTTATCCTGAACATAACTCCACAACCATATTTATCATCTTGAACACCACTAGACCATTCCCAAAGCATCTCACTCCAAATCAGCCCTCACTCTTGCAAATGCCAAAATTTCGGCTCAGTACATTCAGTTAAGCATTTTCTCAGCTTTGCAAAAGAAAAAGGCTTATCAAATATAGTGATGATCATAGTGCACCAAATTTATTGGGTTGGAGCAAACTGCAAACATGTATATGTTGCATTCTAATCCATCTCAAATAAACTACAAAATTTCAAGGTAAAAATGAAGAATAACTTCAAACATCCTTAAAGACAAGAATTTCAGCAAAAACAAAATTACCAATCCAAAACATACAAACCAAAAGCTTTCGGCGACAGAAGTTCAAATTCGTCCATCCCAACCTAAACAACAAATTCTAAATACGAAATGCGTGGCAACAAAACCGGACCTAAATCAATTTGAACAAGCATGTGACCTGAAAGCACGGGAAAAGTCAGGATCAGCGTTGCCGGTAGCGTGGTCGGTGTACGGCTTGGCGTCGATGTTCAAAACTATCCATGACAGAGGGTGAGCCCGCGGAGTCGATTCCGACGAACCGATGGGATTCTGAACCAAGCCGAGTACGTGCAAAGCGCGCAGAGAGAAATGGTCAAAGTAGGAAACCAAGTCAGGAAAGGAGATTAAGATCCGGATCCAGATCTCGAAGAAGATAACATACCAGATAAGGGTCCCGGGAGAGGATTTTGGGGAGGGAGGAGATGGCGAGCGAGGAAAACCAATCGCCCGATCGCGGCGATCTCCATTCCCATGCTGCTTCCAAGCAATAGCGGCCCTACGAGCGACTCCGAGGGACCATTTAGGTCCAGGTCAGGaatcggattcggattcggattcggatcaGACAAATTCTGAACCGTACCACCGCTAGGTTTTTAAATGCCTAATaaatatttgaatatatatatatatatatatatatatatatcttacttATTCCTAAAATTTAGTTTAGCATAAACATCCCTTTAAAATAAAAGCCTAATGATTTTTGTATATTTCATTCAAATTAATCTTTATTAGCTATTGTAATTTAATTATTagttcaaaatttaaattatatatatatttaaaaaaaatcattatagtttaattatttcatatttatatatttttaacaaaaaaaaaaaccaatactGGTTACAGTTAAAAGTAGTTGGATACACACAGAATCTAAACAATTGGAAGGATACATATTGCAAGCATAAATATGTAGAACCCCCAAAATCTTGTATATCTGATAGATATGCTATGTCAAATTTTGAGATCCATTTCACTGATGTGAACAAATTATCTTCTCAACATCATCTCACACACTATGGTTCCTTTGTTGAAATATCTGAGTGTGTGATTGGGTGTTTTGGCAACAAAATGGGTTTAGGAAGCATTTTTCGTTTCTCCATCAATGAAATTTCTCTTGCAACAAACAAAAGTTGGATTACATTGTCCCCACAGTGCTTGTGCATGTTATGACAAGACCATCATTGTCCAGTGATGCTCATGCCCACACATCACTGTGGACCATGGCATATAGATATATGCCAGAAAAATTCAAAAGCCAAGTACAAAAGCATTGTTAGATAGCAGTGATTATTCATCATTGATCATCCTGCATGCAACTCTTGCAAGTCAAGGTATAGGGATGCCATAACAAGGAAGATATGTTGTCATATTCTTGTAATCAATCAAGAGAGGGGAGGAGGGAAGACAACCATGTTGAGATGAGGTTCTAAGGTTTCAAGCCCACATGGGGATCTAtgaattccactcctttagtttgACATTCCATCTGCTTACCTTTGTGTTCCTCTGGTTTTTGTTTCAGCATATACACTGGAGCAACTTCTCAAGCCAGTTGTTCTCATCTAAGACGCACTGTACAAAGGACCAGACTCCTAAAGCTCCATCTTCTGAATCTTTTCTCTTATTCCTCCTTTTTATTTCTTAGTTCTTTATTCCCATTGAAAGAGCCAATTTGGTACCAGTAGGAGGTTCCATCTCGGCCATTTCTTTTGGACTACTGCTCTTTCTTCCCCATACTGATAAGCCAAACCTCTTTCAGCTACTGCTCTATATATGCGTGTGTGCTGTTCTGCAACCACAACCAAGTGACCCACAGAACTGTAGCTGTACATTGGCAAGCCAAGAATCCATCTCTTCTTCTCCAACATTCTTATACTCGTCCAGATTCGGCCTTTACAGACACACCCTTTCACTGTTTCTCCTGCACCTCTGCTACTATTTAGTGAAGTTACCCTCTCTTCTTGTGCAGAGGGATTCATTCCGGGGAAGCAATACCAATCTCCCTTCCTTCAGCTAAAGCTCCATGGGCCACCCATGACATCGAATCTGAAGCAGGTTTGGTTTCCAGGGCCTCTAATAGTAGGAGCTGGACCTTCAGGTATAGCCACAGCTGCGTGCCTCAAGGAGAGAGGTGTTCCGTATTTGATACTGGAGAAGGAGACCTGCTTCGCGCCTTCATGGAAGCTGAGGACCTACGAGCGCCTAAAGCTTCATCTCCCCAAGCAATACTGTGAGCTGCCGCTCATGGCGTTCCCGCCGGAGTTCCCGACATACCCCACGAAGCAGCAGTTCATAAGCTACTTGGACGCCTACGTCGAGCGCTTCGCCGTCAAGCCATTGTTCGACATGGCGGTTCGGGTTGCCGAGTACGATACCAGCATCAGGTTCTGGCGAGTGAAGGCCGGTGACTTGGAGTTCATATGCCGGTGGCTCATTGTGGCCACAGGGGAGAATGCAGAGGTTGTGTGGCCAGAGATCAGGGGAATCTCGAGGTTCCGCGGGCAGCTCTTGCACACCAGCTGTTACATGAAGGGCGATGGCCACAGAGGGGAGAAGGTTTTGGTGGTGGGCTCTGGCAATTCAGGCATGGAGGTTGCTCTGGACCTCTGTGACAATGATGCCAAGGTCTCCATGGTCGTCAGGGACAAGGCAAGTGGATCATCCTTGCTTCCTCTTCTTGCACTTTTGTACTAATACTACAAAACATGATTGCTGCTTCGTGTGGTTGTGTCTTGTTTGCTTCTGCCCGAATCGAGTTGAGTGCATCTCAACTTTGATTTGCCCCCTTTTGGACTTGGATTTTTCTGCAAACTACTCCGGTATCTTCACCGTGTACAATGGAGTGGCAATCGAGCTCAACTAATCAAACTTTCATGCAGTGTTACTCGTCCTGTTGAACTAAATAAGttttggctgtggcagctgcacatCTTGCCGAGGGAACTACTTGGGATCTCGACTTT
Above is a genomic segment from Musa acuminata AAA Group cultivar baxijiao chromosome BXJ3-4, Cavendish_Baxijiao_AAA, whole genome shotgun sequence containing:
- the LOC135635000 gene encoding probable indole-3-pyruvate monooxygenase YUCCA8; the encoded protein is MTSNLKQVWFPGPLIVGAGPSGIATAACLKERGVPYLILEKETCFAPSWKLRTYERLKLHLPKQYCELPLMAFPPEFPTYPTKQQFISYLDAYVERFAVKPLFDMAVRVAEYDTSIRFWRVKAGDLEFICRWLIVATGENAEVVWPEIRGISRFRGQLLHTSCYMKGDGHRGEKVLVVGSGNSGMEVALDLCDNDAKVSMVVRDKASGSSLLPLLALLY